The Phycisphaerales bacterium genome segment GATCAAAGCCCTGCATGCGGTCGTCGCCCTCCTGGGCGTTGGCCGCGGCGGTGCCGGCCATCACCGCGATCATCGCGGCCAGGCTCATCACTCGCTTCATCGAAGTGCCATTGATCTGCATGACTGACTCCTTCATTGGGGAACCCAGTTCCCCGCTTGCACCCCAAACCAGTTCGTCTGCTCGAGCGATGCTCGAACGAATCTTGCTCACATGGCCGACTTGCGGCCGTTGACCTTGATCTGCACCTTCACCATCGTGGGGTTGCCGGCCTCATCGGTGGTGGGCTTGTAGAGGTCGTTCACCTGCGCCCGCTCCACGATCTGGCGGACGAACACGATCTCGGTGCGGCCGTCGGGCTGCTTCACCGTGTCGAGCACCACCTTCTCCGGGAGCTCGCCGACGACCACGCCCTCTTTCTTGCCCTGCTCGAGGTAGCTGTTGAGCATGTCAGGGAGGCCGAGTGTGGGGCTGGCGACCTGCGTGCTGGTCGGAGTGGTACGCGGCCCGATCTGGCCGGTGGTAAAGGCGAGGGCCACCAGCGCGGCCGCGGCCCACCCGCTCCATGTCGCGACCAGCCGCACGCGGCTGCGCACACCCGCTTCGGCATGCTGCGCGACCGCCGGGTGCACCAGCGCGGGCGACGCGCCCTCACCGGCAGGCAACTCGATGGAAGACGAGCGCCCCGCGGCCTCCCGCACCGCGCTGCTCAGGGCGGCTTCCTGCTTATGCGCCATCGCCAGCTCGCGCCACACCGAGGCGTCGCGAGCCGCCAGAGCCTCCAGCTCGACCCAGTCCGCGGCGCTGGCCCGCTGGTCCAGCACGCGGGTGATCAGAATGTCCAGGTTCGAGTCGTTCATCGCAGAGGTCCTTCCACACCACTCAGATGCGCACCCCGCCGTCCTCCGTCATTTTTCAAGTTTCCTGACCTGATTTCCGCCCCCCTGGCGCACGTTGGCCCCGGTTTTTCCCGGACCCTGTCGCGGGGGCGGGAGGTGCCCGGAGGCTGCCCAGCTTTACAGCCGAGACTTGGGCCGGACCTCACACCTTCGCCGTCGCCAGCTCCCGCAGCATCCGCCGCCCGCGGGCGATCCGCGTCTCGATGGTCGTCTCCGGCAGGTCCAGGATCGCCCCGATCTCCCTGTAGCTGAGGTCGTGCAGGGCCTTGAGCAGCAGCGGCTCGCGGTAGCCGTCGGGCAGCTTCTCGGCCAGGGCCATCAGCCGCCGCCCCTCTTCCCGCTCCTCGCTGCCGACCTCGGGGCGGCCGGACCGCCCCATGTACGTGTTATCGTCCTCGATGCCGGTGTCCCGCGCCCGCTTGCGGCCCGAACGGGCGGAGGCCAGTGCGGCGTTCATGGCCACCGTGCGGAGCCAGGGTTTTAGGGCCGCGGGGTCGCGGACCTCCCCTACTTTCCGCACCAGCGAGACGGCGACCTCCTGGAGCAGGTCGTCCAAGTCCGCCCAGCGGGGCTTGTGGGCCAGGATCACGGCCGCGACCCAGCGGCGGTTGTCGTTCCACACCCGCTTGAGCGCCTCAGGGTCGCCTGAAATAGCAGCAACCACGTCGCCGCCCGTGGCGTCGACGTGGTGATCACCCCTTGTCAGCCTCAGCCCAGCCTGGTCCTGAACCACACACGGCTCCGTTGCCTTCATGGGGATGCGCGCCCAGGAGTTTCCCGCCACGTGCCTTTACGGGCCTCAACCGTGCTCTGGCTGTCGTGCCCACGTGTTACCCACGATCGGTGTTGATACCGCTCCCGGGCGTATCCTGTTCGCCCGGCTGAACCCGCGTTCATATGCCCAAACAGGACCCTGAAGCCCACATGTCCCTCGGCGAGCACCTGGAAGAGCTCCGGCGCCGGGTCATCATCGCGCTGCTTGGCCTCGTCCCGATCATCGTGCTCGCCTTCGTCTTCGGCAAGCCGCTCCTGGACGTCATCACCAAACCCGTCACCGACGCCCTCCGCGCCCACGGCGAGGCGGGGCAGATGATCCTCACCGGACCGGCCGAAGGTTTCGCGGTCTATATGAAGGTCGCGATTCTCGCGGCCGTGGTGGTCGGCGCGCCCTGGCTCATCTACCAGCTGTGGAAGTTCGTCTCGCCGGGCCTCTACTCGCACGAGAAGCGCTTCGCGTACTTCCTGATCCCGCTCTCGACCATCCTCACGGCCAGCGGCGTGGCATTCCTCTACTTCTACATCATGCCGCTGATCCTGACGTTCTTCCTGGACTTCAACAGCGCGCTGGGAGCTTCGGAGATCGCAGTGGCCCCGCTGCCGCCCGGGACGACGCTCGCGAACATGCCGCTGCTCGCCGCTGATCCGCCCGCGGACGCACTGCAGCCCGGCTCCGCGTGGATCAACACCTCGCAGAACCTGCTGCGGATCTGCGTCGCAGTGAAGGACAGCGTGCCCACCATCGCGTCGGTGTCGCTCAAGGCCAGCGTGGGCGCGGTCTCCGAGTTCCGCTACAGCGAGTACTTCAGCCTGCTGCTCTCGCTGACGATCGCCTTCGCGGTCGCGTTCCAAGCGCCGGTGGTGGTGCTGCTGCTGGGTTGGGCGGGGCTGGTGGACCAGAAGACGCTGGGCAAGTACCGCCGGCACGCGATCCTCGTGTGCGCCATCGTCGCGGCCGCGATCACGCCCGGCGACCCGGCATCGATGATCATGCTGCTCGTGCCGCTGTACCTACTCTATGAGCTCGGCGGCATCCTGCTGCGGCTGTTCCCTGCTAAGCGCGTAGCAGGCAAGCGCACGGGCTCGCGGTGGGGTAGCAGCGAGGAGGAGTACGAGGACGACCTGGTCGAGGGGCCGCGATGAGCGCGTCCGCGCCAGTGCCGGCCGGCGCCACGCCCTTTGATGTGAGGGCGATGCAGCGGGCGCTGGTGCTCGCGGACGAGGCCGCGGTGTTGGGCGAGGTGCCCGTGGGCGCGGTGGTCTATCTCAGCGCAACGGGCGAGATCCTGGGCGAGGGCTTCAACCGTCGCGAGACCGACCACGACCCCTCCGCCCACGCCGAGCACATCGCGATCGTGCGGGCCTGCCGTGCCCGCGGCGACTGGCGGCTGAACGACTGCACGCTGGTGGTGACACTCGAACCCTGCGCCATGTGCGCGGGGCTCATCGTGAATGCCCGCCTCGGCCGCGTGGTTTACGGGGCTGCGGACCCGAAGGCGGGGGCCGCGGGCTCGCTCATGCGGCTGACCGAG includes the following:
- a CDS encoding sigma-70 family RNA polymerase sigma factor; its protein translation is MVQDQAGLRLTRGDHHVDATGGDVVAAISGDPEALKRVWNDNRRWVAAVILAHKPRWADLDDLLQEVAVSLVRKVGEVRDPAALKPWLRTVAMNAALASARSGRKRARDTGIEDDNTYMGRSGRPEVGSEEREEGRRLMALAEKLPDGYREPLLLKALHDLSYREIGAILDLPETTIETRIARGRRMLRELATAKV
- a CDS encoding twin-arginine translocase subunit TatC, which encodes MSLGEHLEELRRRVIIALLGLVPIIVLAFVFGKPLLDVITKPVTDALRAHGEAGQMILTGPAEGFAVYMKVAILAAVVVGAPWLIYQLWKFVSPGLYSHEKRFAYFLIPLSTILTASGVAFLYFYIMPLILTFFLDFNSALGASEIAVAPLPPGTTLANMPLLAADPPADALQPGSAWINTSQNLLRICVAVKDSVPTIASVSLKASVGAVSEFRYSEYFSLLLSLTIAFAVAFQAPVVVLLLGWAGLVDQKTLGKYRRHAILVCAIVAAAITPGDPASMIMLLVPLYLLYELGGILLRLFPAKRVAGKRTGSRWGSSEEEYEDDLVEGPR
- the tadA gene encoding tRNA adenosine(34) deaminase TadA, with the translated sequence MSASAPVPAGATPFDVRAMQRALVLADEAAVLGEVPVGAVVYLSATGEILGEGFNRRETDHDPSAHAEHIAIVRACRARGDWRLNDCTLVVTLEPCAMCAGLIVNARLGRVVYGAADPKAGAAGSLMRLTEDPRLNHRVTPIAGVMAQECGDVLREFFKDLRSR